The following is a genomic window from Chloroflexota bacterium.
ATGAATACCACTCTGCCTGAGGCCCTGGCCCTGGTTGGGGCCATGAAAGGGAGACTGGAGGCCATCCCCGGCGTGGAGGTGGTCCTCTGCCCCCCCTTTATTTCCCTCTCCGCCCTGGCCGGGGCGCTGAAGGGCTCCCCCATCGGCCTAGGGGCCCAGAACATGTATTTTCAGGAGAAGGGGGCCTACACCGGTGAGGTTTCGCCCCTCATGCTCCGGGGCCTCTGCCAGTATGTCATCCTGGGGCATTCCGAGCGCCGCCACTACTTCGGCGAGGCGGATGAGCTGATAAACAAAAAGATGAGGGCTGCCCTTGCCTGGGGCCTCAAGCCTATCCTCTGCGTGGGGGAGAGGCTGGAGGAAAGAGAGAAGGGTCAGGCGGAGGCGGTGGTGGAGCGCCAGCTCCGGGGTGCCCTGGAAGGTGCTGCCGACCCTGACG
Proteins encoded in this region:
- the tpiA gene encoding triose-phosphate isomerase yields the protein MEHRKPLIAGNWKMNTTLPEALALVGAMKGRLEAIPGVEVVLCPPFISLSALAGALKGSPIGLGAQNMYFQEKGAYTGEVSPLMLRGLCQYVILGHSERRHYFGEADELINKKMRAALAWGLKPILCVGERLEEREKGQAEAVVERQLRGALEGAADPDGLVVAYEPVWAIGTGRAATPADAQETMAFLRRILGECCGGSTAQALRLLYGGSVTKDNVAPFLKERDIDGALVGGASLKAEEFLGIVEQASTIRS